A part of Anabas testudineus chromosome 7, fAnaTes1.2, whole genome shotgun sequence genomic DNA contains:
- the rarga gene encoding retinoic acid receptor gamma-A isoform X2, with translation MFDCMEALGMGPHQLYDVTSRGACMLRKASPFFTRLDPFAWTGSASVQSVETQSTSSEEMVPSSPSPPPPPRVYKPCFVCQDKSSGYHYGVSSCEGCKGFFRRSIQKNMVYTCHRDKNCQINKVTRNRCQYCRLQKCFEVGMSKEAVRNDRNKKKKDVKEEVVLPESYELSGELEELVNKVSKAHQETFPSLCQLGKYTTNSSSDHRVQLDLGLWDKFSELSTKCIIKIVEFAKRLPGFTTLTIADQITLLKSACLDILMLRICTRYTPEQDTMTFSDGLTLNRTQMHNAGFGPLTDLVFAFAGQLLPLEMDDTETGLLSAICLICGDRMDLEEPQKVDKLQEPLLEALKIYARRRRPNKPHMFPRMLMKITDLRGISTKGAERAITLKMEIPGPMPPLIREMLENPEAFDDQTESNDSPPPPPPPPPPPPPALVLKQEAEDEDDSWATENGSEPSPEEEDEDDDDDVGDEERDRGSDSDGEPWGVLDGVDGSRKGLVGRAQ, from the exons cgGTTGAAACCCAGAGCACCAGCTCAGAGGAGATGGTACCCAGTTCTCCGTCTCCACCTCCCCCACCTCGTGTCTACAAGCCCTGCTTTGTGTGCCAGGACAAGTCCTCAGGGTACCACTACGGGGTTAGCTCATGTGAGGGCTGCAAG GGTTTCTTCCGCCGCAGTATCCAGAAGAACATGGTGTACACCTGCCACCGAGACAAGAACTGTCAGATTAACAAGGTCACACGCAACCGCTGCCAGTACTGCAGGCTGCAGAAGTGCTTTGAGGTCGGCATGTCCAAGGAAG cGGTGCGTAATGacagaaacaagaagaagaaggatgtgaaggaggaggtggtgcTTCCAGAAAGCTATGAGCTAAGTGGAGAATTAGAAGAGTTGGTCAATAAAGTCAGCAAAGCTCACCAAGAAACCTTCCCATCACTTTGCCAGTTAGGCAAATACACCACC AATTCCAGCTCTGACCACCGTGTGCAATTGGATCTGGGGCTGTGGGACAAGTTCAGTGAGCTCTCGACCAAATGCATCATCAAGATTGTGGAATTCGCCAAGCGGCTCCCAGGTTTTACCACCCTCACCATCGCTGACCAGATCACTTTACTTAAGTCAGCCTGCCTGGACATTCTG ATGCTGAGGATCTGCACACGTTACACCCCAGAACAGGATACTATGACTTTCTCGGATGGCCTCACTCTGAACCGCACTCAGATGCACAATGCTGGCTTCGGACCGCTCACAGATCTGGTGTTTGCCTTTGCTGGTCAGCTTCTACCCCTGGAGATGGACGACACAGAAACAGGCCTCCTCAGTGCCATCTGCCTCATCTGTGGAG ACCGCATGGATCTGGAGGAGCCCCAGAAAGTGGATAAGCTACAAGAGCCTCTTCTTGAGGCTCTGAAAATCTACGCCCGCCGCCGGCGCCCCAACAAGCCGCACATGTTCCCCCGCATGCTGATGAAGATCACTGACCTCAGGGGCATCAGCACCAAGG GTGCAGAGAGGGCCATTACTCTGAAGATGGAGATCCCAGGGCCAATGCCTCCTTTGATCAGGGAGATGCTGGAGAATCCAGAGGCGTTTGACGATCAAACCGAGAGCAACGACAGCCCACcgcctccaccaccaccaccgccgccTCCACCACCAGCCCTAGTATTAAAGCAGGAAGCTGAGGATGAGGACGACAGCTGGGCAACGGAGAACGGCAGTGAGCCGtcaccagaggaggaggacgaggatgaCGATGACGACGTGGGAGATGAAGAGCGAGACAGGGGCTCGGACAGTGACGGGGAGCCCTGGGGGGTTCTGGATGGCGTGGATGGGTCGAGGAAAGGCCTTGTTGGGCGGGCGCAGTGA